A window from Musa acuminata AAA Group cultivar baxijiao chromosome BXJ3-10, Cavendish_Baxijiao_AAA, whole genome shotgun sequence encodes these proteins:
- the LOC135586933 gene encoding uncharacterized protein LOC135586933 translates to MVSNLSPTPLPTTPAQTRALNAVSLSPQRLFWRILGARRLTSSPSANGGKLLSLRRFPRRTVAASSSPGISLSFSSSSSSFVVAHCLLLMARSGDRGAKEGEEEEEHHRNPFLSNSINKPWTSKTQFRSEVSKACWDEEMGMGEIIEKKGSMWATTGVIRNGKLYCHIEEILFLAERGALILTSPDGKTINVGDVYKMILGSKFGCSWESFEAYRHLKSLGYIVQRYGIPWTLKNDIIFCSSNSPSENNTRCFEISNLLQDMQISELKPTFKVYLPNSKFRKSSPGDPSFLLCLLSGNPPSRSEVENLEKKCDGLPLKFCYVDHGRVSFFSFDKERLPTLP, encoded by the exons ATGGTCTCAAACCTCAGCCCCACACCCCTCCCGACCACCCCGGCGCAGACCCGTGCCCTAAACGCAGTCTCCCTTTCTCCCCAGCGACTGTTTTGGCGTATCCTCGGCGCACGGCGGTTGacttcctctccatcggcgaacgGCGGCAAGCTCTTGTCGTTGCGGCGTTTTCCTCGGCGAACGGTGGCGGCTTCTTCCTCTCCTGGTATCTCTctgtctttctcctcctcctcttcctccttcgtgGTCGCACACTGCCTTCTTCTCATGGCAAGAAGTGGAGACCGAGGAGCAAAGGAaggcgaagaagaagaggaacatcACCGAAACCCCTTCCTTTCTAATAGCATCAACAAGCCTTGGACTTCCAAAACTCAGTTCAG GAGTGAAGTATCCAAGGCTTGTTGGGATGAGGAGATGGGGATGGGAGAGATCATTGAAAAGAAGGGAAGCATGTGGGCCACTACCGGAGTCATTCGGAACGGCAAGCTATATTGTCACATTGAAGAAATCCT GTTTTTGGCTGAAAGAGGGGCATTGATTCTCACAAGTCCTGATGGTAAGACAATTAATGTTGGAGATGTATACAAGATGATTCTAGGATCAAAGTTTGGGTGTTCCTGGGAGTCCTTCGAGGCGTACAGGCACTTAAAATCACTTGGCTACATAGTTCAGCGATATGGCATACCTTGGACATTGAAGAATGATATTATCTTCTGTAGCTCCAATTCACCATCAGAAAATAATACAAGATGTTTTGAAATTTCAAACTTATTACAAGATATGCAGATCAGTGAGTTGAAGCCGACATTTAAAGTATATCTGCCTAATAGCAAGTTTCGAAAATCTTCTCCCGGTGATCCAAGTTTCCTGCTCTGTTTGTTAAG TGGGAATCCACCTTCAAGATCCGAAGTAGAAAATCTTGAGAAAAAATGTGATGGTCTACCCTTGAAGTTCTGTTACGTAGACCATGGACGGGTCAGTTTCTTT
- the LOC135650978 gene encoding polyadenylate-binding protein-interacting protein 8-like isoform X1 encodes MAAVTENAIGSDDQFIRCQSPAPTPAEVETEYQRDVRKLVNFLSKLNPSAKEFFPSLHTARDGRKYDGRLSADAPIFVASTDCYGNGVMGNGGNKDSSSDGSSNSQPNRRRGSGYDQGWRKTKDRVRKAQTEESIRRTVYVSDIDQHVTEEKLAEIFATCGQVVDCRVCGDPNSVLRFAFIEFSDEDGARAALNLGGTMLGYYPVRVLPSKTAILPVNPKFLPRSDNEKEMVVRTVYCTNIDRKVTQTELKAIFEQCCGEVSRLRLLGDNMHSTRIAFVEFVRAESAIVALNCTGMVLGALPIRVSPSKTPVRPRAPRAASN; translated from the exons ATGGCTGCGGTGACGGAGAACGCGATCGGGTCGGACGATCAGTTCATCCGCTGCCAGTCCCCGGCGCCGACGCCGGCGGAAGTTGAGACTGAGTACCAGAGAGACGTGAGGAAGCTGGTGAATTTTCTGTCGAAATTGAACCCCTCCGCCAAGGAGTTCTTCCCTTCTTTGCACACCGCTCGCGACGGCCGGAAATACGATGGCCGGCTGTCCGCCGATGCGCCCATTTTTGTGGCGTCGACTGATTGTTACGGTAACGGAGTGATGGGTAATGGTGGTAATAAAGATTCGAGCAGCGATGGTTCATCCAATAGCCAGCCAAATCGCAGA AGGGGAAGTGGTTATGACCAGGGGTGGAGGAAGACGAAAGATAGAGTTCGAAAAGCTCAGACTGAGGAGAGCATTAGGCGAACTGTGTATGTTTCTGATATTGATCAACAT GTGACTGAAGAGAAGCTTGCTGAAATATTTGCTACCTGTGGCCAA GTAGTTGATTGCCGAGTTTGCGGTGATCCTAACTCAGTTCTCCGATTTGCATTCATAGAGTTTTCTGATGAGG ATGGTGCTAGAGCGGCCCTAAATCTTGGTGGGACCATGCTAGGGTACTATCCAGTCAGAGTCTTACCTTCCAAGACTGCAATTCTGCCTGTGAACCCAAAATTTCTTCCTAGG TCTGACAATGAAAAGGAAATGGTTGTAAGGACAGTATACTGCACGAATATTGATAGGAAG GTCACACAAACAGAATTAAAAGCTATCTTTGAGCAATGTTGTGGTGAG GTCTCTCGTTTGAGGCTTCTTGGTGATAATATGCACTCAACACGTATCGCATTTGTCGAGTTTGTACGG GCAGAAAGTGCTATAGTAGCCCTGAATTGTACTGGCATGGTTTTGGGAGCGCTACCGATCAG AGTGAGTCCTTCAAAAACACCAGTGAGGCCTCGTGCGCCACGAGCTGCATCGAACTGA
- the LOC135650978 gene encoding polyadenylate-binding protein-interacting protein 11-like isoform X2: MAAVTENAIGSDDQFIRCQSPAPTPAEVETEYQRDVRKLVNFLSKLNPSAKEFFPSLHTARDGRKYDGRLSADAPIFVASTDCYGNGVMGNGGNKDSSSDGSSNSQPNRRRGSGYDQGWRKTKDRVRKAQTEESIRRTVYVSDIDQHVTEEKLAEIFATCGQVVDCRVCGDPNSVLRFAFIEFSDEDGARAALNLGGTMLGYYPVRVLPSKTAILPVNPKFLPRVTQTELKAIFEQCCGEVSRLRLLGDNMHSTRIAFVEFVRAESAIVALNCTGMVLGALPIRVSPSKTPVRPRAPRAASN, translated from the exons ATGGCTGCGGTGACGGAGAACGCGATCGGGTCGGACGATCAGTTCATCCGCTGCCAGTCCCCGGCGCCGACGCCGGCGGAAGTTGAGACTGAGTACCAGAGAGACGTGAGGAAGCTGGTGAATTTTCTGTCGAAATTGAACCCCTCCGCCAAGGAGTTCTTCCCTTCTTTGCACACCGCTCGCGACGGCCGGAAATACGATGGCCGGCTGTCCGCCGATGCGCCCATTTTTGTGGCGTCGACTGATTGTTACGGTAACGGAGTGATGGGTAATGGTGGTAATAAAGATTCGAGCAGCGATGGTTCATCCAATAGCCAGCCAAATCGCAGA AGGGGAAGTGGTTATGACCAGGGGTGGAGGAAGACGAAAGATAGAGTTCGAAAAGCTCAGACTGAGGAGAGCATTAGGCGAACTGTGTATGTTTCTGATATTGATCAACAT GTGACTGAAGAGAAGCTTGCTGAAATATTTGCTACCTGTGGCCAA GTAGTTGATTGCCGAGTTTGCGGTGATCCTAACTCAGTTCTCCGATTTGCATTCATAGAGTTTTCTGATGAGG ATGGTGCTAGAGCGGCCCTAAATCTTGGTGGGACCATGCTAGGGTACTATCCAGTCAGAGTCTTACCTTCCAAGACTGCAATTCTGCCTGTGAACCCAAAATTTCTTCCTAGG GTCACACAAACAGAATTAAAAGCTATCTTTGAGCAATGTTGTGGTGAG GTCTCTCGTTTGAGGCTTCTTGGTGATAATATGCACTCAACACGTATCGCATTTGTCGAGTTTGTACGG GCAGAAAGTGCTATAGTAGCCCTGAATTGTACTGGCATGGTTTTGGGAGCGCTACCGATCAG AGTGAGTCCTTCAAAAACACCAGTGAGGCCTCGTGCGCCACGAGCTGCATCGAACTGA